A window of the Juglans microcarpa x Juglans regia isolate MS1-56 chromosome 5D, Jm3101_v1.0, whole genome shotgun sequence genome harbors these coding sequences:
- the LOC121265695 gene encoding uncharacterized protein LOC121265695, with the protein MRRALNIKNKLSFIDGNISKPTDSFDPLFTPWEYCNDMIIDWIQHSIGFEHRLTIAHADIATNVWTDLRERFSIQNAPRIFQLTKAISSLVQNADSVSVYYNTLKSYWDELEIYEPMPLCTCGSVKTLTDYNHRTKVMQFLMRLLRLYSGSGSSI; encoded by the coding sequence ATGAGACGCGCACTCAACATCAAGAACAAGCTTAGCTTCATTGATGGTAATATTTCTAAGCCAACTGATTCTTTTGATCCTCTATTTACTCCATGGGAGTACTGCAATGATATGATAATTGATTGGATTCAACACTCTATTGGTTTTGAACATAGATTAACTATTGCACATGCCGACATTGCTACTAATGTTTGGACTGACCTCCGTGAGCGTTTTTCCATCCAAAATGCACCACGCATTTTCCAACTCACGAAAGCCATCTCATCCTTGGTACAAAATGCTGATTCTGTGAGCGTCTACTACAACACACTAAAGAGTTATTGGGATGAACTAGAGATTTATGAGCCGATGCCTTTATGCACTTGTGGCTCGGTGAAAACTTTGACAGATTATAATCATCGCACTAAAGTTATGCAATTCTTGATGCGACTCCTACGACTCTATTCGGGCTCAGGTTCTTCTATATGA
- the LOC121266474 gene encoding purine permease 21-like, which yields MGEARGREVQLHIMTSHEEDNEANSTEQMHVSSQSTLIGQRGNYMRWVRLGIYALFLLSGQSVGLLLGRLYYDKGGKSVWLGTLVQLVGFPLLLPYLIISAPKRHSTSTDTLIHSKRPSVLILSSVYVTLGLLVAADCFLYSVGLMYLPVSTYSLICSSQLAFNAFFSFFLNSQKFTPFIINSLVLLTISSVLLVLQTDSADPSGVSKAKYVIGFTCTVGASAGYGLVLSLTQLAFKKVVKRETFSAITDMIIYQSVIATSAIVVGLFASGEWKGLNREMEEFKLGKVSYLMTLIWTAISWQAFSVGCIGLILEVSSLFSNALSVLGLPIVPVMAVIFFHDKLGGIKVISMVLAIWGFVSYLYQQYLDDYKSKPHENRNDDHNEVSNASPKRSELVDGKDRPS from the exons ATGGGAGAAGCTCGTGGCCGAGAAGTGCAGCTCCACATCATGA CATCTCATGAGGAGGACAACGAAGCCAACTCAACTGAGCAAATGCATGTCAGCAGCCAATCAACATTAATCGGTCAACGTGGAAATTATATGCGGTGGGTGCGATTGGGCATTTACGCACTTTTTCTCCTCTCTGGGCAGTCGGTAGGGTTACTCCTGGGAAGGTTGTATTACGACAAAGGTGGAAAGAGCGTATGGTTAGGAACCCTTGTGCAGCTTGTTGGCTTCCCTCTCCTCCTTCCCTACTTAATCATCTCAGCACCCAAAAGACACAGTACCAGTACAGACACATTAATCCACTCAAAACGACCCTCCGTCTTGATACTTTCATCAGTTTATGTAACTCTTGGCCTTCTTGTAGCAGCAGACTGCTTCTTGTATTCAGTTGGGCTGATGTATCTTCCTGTATCTACTTACTCCCTCATTTGTTCCTCACAGTTAGCTTTCAAtgcttttttctctttcttccttaATTCCCAAAAGTTCACGCCTTTCATAATCAATTCTCTTGTTCTTCTCACCATATCCTCCGTTCTCCTTGTTCTTCAAACAGATTCTGCAGACCCTTCTGGAGTCTCTAAAGCAAAGTATGTAATTGGGTTCACATGCACAGTTGGTGCATCTGCAGGATATGGGTTGGTGCTTTCCCTTACACAGCTTGCCTTTAAGAAGGTTGTAAAAAGGGAGACATTTTCAGCCATCACGGACATGATAATCTATCAATCAGTAATTGCAACCTCAGCtattgtggtgggacttttcgCTAGTGGAGAGTGGAAGGGTTTGAACAGAGAAATGGAAGAGTTTAAACTGGGGAAGGTCTCATATCTCATGACTTTGATTTGGACAGCCATATCGTGGCAGGCTTTCTCTGTTGGCTGTATAGGGTTGATTCTTGAGGTGTCTTCCCTCTTCTCCAATGCCTTAAGTGTTCTAGGTTTGCCCATTGTTCCGGTTATGGCTGTGATCTTTTTCCACGATAAACTTGGTGGAATAAAGGTGATCTCAATGGTTTTGGCTATTTGGGGCTTTGTTTCGTATCTCTATCAGCAGTACCTCGACGATTACAAGTCCAAACCTCATGAAAATAGAAATGATGATCATAATGAAGTTTCAAATGCTTCCCCAAAGAGATCAGAGCTGGTTGATGGAAAAGACAGGCCTAGCTAG